One Candidatus Bathyarchaeota archaeon genomic window carries:
- a CDS encoding carbohydrate kinase family protein, producing the protein MSMRPCKKELENFLENRKPKECRVVVMPDFFLDRFISLPWGTAEFTTLINQVVKRKGGSIDGISQVDMQGGNSINVASAIANLGAKVIPIICTSEYGSQQIKHHLKTAQVDTSHIKIFDKASVTTALEFQTQDMKTNVMLRDVGSLADFGPANLDHDDYKLIEEADYVCLFNWAGTLKFGTALAQAVFGRVKQRGRGKTYYATADPTPNADGISGLMENVLKTDIVDILSVNENEAVTYAALLDEGLNEKKRHVGFAELALEAARVLAKRLSARIDLHTTAFSATLHGEKEAVVPTFKVEPLRATGAGDAWDAGNITGDWNALSDECRLMLANAVSACYLLDSEGKHPNKNKLLSFLRSTA; encoded by the coding sequence ATGTCCATGCGCCCATGCAAAAAAGAGCTTGAAAACTTTCTAGAGAACAGAAAACCTAAAGAATGCAGAGTCGTGGTTATGCCTGACTTTTTTTTGGACAGGTTCATCAGCTTACCGTGGGGCACCGCCGAATTCACAACATTAATAAATCAAGTAGTTAAGCGCAAGGGCGGCAGCATCGACGGCATTTCCCAAGTCGACATGCAGGGAGGAAACTCCATCAATGTCGCCTCAGCCATCGCCAACTTAGGCGCGAAGGTTATACCGATAATTTGTACAAGCGAATACGGTTCACAGCAAATAAAACACCACCTAAAAACCGCCCAAGTTGATACATCGCACATAAAAATCTTCGATAAGGCGTCAGTGACGACTGCGCTTGAGTTCCAAACGCAAGACATGAAGACGAACGTTATGTTGCGGGATGTGGGGTCGCTGGCAGATTTTGGTCCAGCAAACCTTGACCATGACGATTATAAGCTGATTGAAGAGGCAGATTATGTTTGTCTCTTTAACTGGGCTGGAACATTAAAATTTGGTACAGCGCTGGCACAGGCGGTTTTTGGCAGGGTAAAACAGCGCGGCAGAGGCAAGACTTACTATGCTACGGCAGACCCTACGCCTAACGCTGATGGTATTAGTGGTTTGATGGAGAATGTTCTAAAGACTGATATCGTAGACATTTTGAGTGTCAACGAGAATGAAGCTGTTACCTACGCAGCTCTGCTTGATGAAGGCTTGAACGAGAAAAAGCGACATGTAGGTTTTGCGGAGTTAGCGCTGGAGGCAGCTCGCGTTTTGGCTAAGCGTTTGTCTGCGCGAATCGATTTGCACACTACCGCTTTCTCTGCCACGCTCCATGGGGAAAAGGAGGCGGTGGTGCCAACGTTCAAGGTTGAACCTTTGCGTGCGACAGGTGCTGGTGATGCTTGGGATGCTGGAAACATCACAGGCGATTGGAATGCTCTTTCGGACGAGTGCCGTTTGATGTTGGCGAATGCTGTTTCTGCCTGTTACCTCTTAGATTCAGAAGGCAAGCATCCGAACAAAAACAAACTTTTGAGTTTCCTTAGGAGTACCGCTTGA
- the glmM gene encoding phosphoglucosamine mutase, protein MAKLFGSSGVRGLANVDLTPNLAYRVASAVATHAKAKRAVVARDTRVSGCMIEGALVSGLLSCGVDVLLAGMVPTPVLAYTTKAVSADVGFMLTASHNPPQYNGIKVFKSDSLSYTDEDQDAVEKIVAEGRFALADWRCLGKTVPVDAAQIYLDMAKRAVALKRQWNVVVDAGCGATFSVAPKLLKALGCKVTALNSQPDGHFPARKSEPTAESLKDLANVVKTLGADIGVAFDGDGDRVAFVDECGVFVDFDRSLAAYVAFALKRAGGGMIVTNVEASMCVETMAQKYGGKVVRTRVGDIYISEAIKRDGAMFGGEPCGAWVHPKLHFCPDGPLSAALFLAALEDEDKNVSEFVGEVPEYSTLRKNIACRNDRKYRVVDELGGVLKAEFPDYTDFSTVDGARLALKNGWLLLRASGTEPLIRLTVEGESLSAAKDITQKATALIQRQVEAQ, encoded by the coding sequence ATGGCTAAACTGTTTGGAAGTTCAGGCGTTAGAGGCCTAGCAAACGTTGATTTAACTCCTAATCTCGCTTACAGGGTTGCTTCAGCCGTAGCAACGCATGCCAAAGCAAAAAGAGCGGTGGTTGCCCGAGACACGCGGGTTTCAGGATGCATGATTGAGGGTGCGCTAGTTTCAGGTTTGCTTTCTTGCGGCGTGGATGTTTTGCTTGCGGGTATGGTACCAACGCCTGTTTTAGCTTACACGACTAAAGCAGTGTCGGCTGATGTGGGTTTTATGCTTACGGCGTCTCATAATCCGCCTCAGTACAACGGCATTAAAGTGTTTAAGAGCGACAGTCTATCTTACACTGACGAAGACCAAGATGCCGTGGAAAAAATTGTAGCTGAAGGGCGCTTTGCGTTGGCTGATTGGCGGTGTCTCGGTAAAACCGTGCCTGTAGATGCTGCACAAATTTATTTGGATATGGCAAAGAGAGCGGTTGCCCTAAAGCGTCAGTGGAACGTGGTTGTTGACGCGGGGTGTGGTGCCACTTTTAGTGTTGCTCCAAAACTGCTCAAAGCCTTAGGGTGCAAAGTAACTGCTCTTAACTCTCAACCAGACGGGCACTTTCCAGCCAGAAAATCCGAACCGACAGCTGAATCGCTCAAGGACTTGGCGAATGTCGTTAAAACGCTTGGTGCTGACATAGGCGTTGCCTTTGACGGTGATGGCGACCGCGTTGCCTTCGTTGATGAATGCGGGGTTTTTGTTGATTTTGACCGCTCGCTTGCTGCTTACGTCGCTTTTGCTCTTAAGCGGGCTGGTGGCGGGATGATTGTGACTAATGTTGAGGCGTCAATGTGTGTGGAAACGATGGCACAAAAATACGGCGGAAAAGTTGTGAGGACACGGGTCGGCGACATCTACATCTCAGAGGCCATAAAGCGTGATGGAGCGATGTTTGGTGGCGAGCCTTGTGGCGCTTGGGTGCATCCGAAGCTTCACTTTTGTCCTGATGGACCGCTTTCTGCAGCGCTGTTTTTGGCGGCTTTGGAAGATGAGGATAAGAATGTTTCTGAGTTTGTGGGTGAAGTCCCAGAGTACAGTACGTTGCGAAAAAACATTGCTTGTAGGAATGACCGTAAATATAGGGTGGTAGATGAACTCGGCGGGGTTCTCAAGGCTGAATTTCCCGATTACACCGATTTCTCCACTGTTGATGGTGCGCGTTTAGCTCTCAAAAATGGTTGGTTACTTCTTAGGGCTTCAGGCACCGAACCACTTATTCGTTTGACGGTTGAGGGTGAATCTTTGAGTGCGGCAAAGGATATAACTCAAAAGGCAACAGCACTAATACAAAGACAAGTCGAGGCACAATAA
- a CDS encoding Lsm family RNA-binding protein — MSVAQRKYFTEVAALAEKTVAVTTTTGKTFNGTLVGINPDNLSLTLADVKDETGKLLNRLVLNGSIVMSISSAEKPFDLKALAQRLEKVFPTMVKLYEDKGFIWVMDKVKLTEKGVTEGSGPAADRVQRVYEQFMSEVKA; from the coding sequence TTGTCTGTAGCGCAAAGAAAATACTTCACTGAAGTAGCAGCATTGGCAGAAAAAACTGTAGCTGTAACCACAACAACAGGAAAAACCTTCAACGGCACCCTCGTAGGCATAAACCCTGACAATTTAAGCCTCACACTAGCTGACGTTAAAGACGAAACAGGAAAACTCCTCAACCGACTAGTCCTAAACGGCTCCATCGTCATGTCTATTTCCAGCGCAGAAAAACCCTTCGACCTCAAAGCCCTCGCACAACGACTAGAAAAAGTCTTCCCAACAATGGTTAAACTCTACGAAGACAAGGGCTTCATCTGGGTCATGGATAAAGTCAAACTTACAGAAAAAGGCGTCACGGAAGGCTCAGGACCTGCCGCTGACCGCGTACAAAGAGTTTACGAGCAATTCATGAGCGAAGTCAAAGCCTAA
- a CDS encoding sugar phosphate nucleotidyltransferase produces MKAVLLAAGAGERLMPITATRPKHLIKVGGKPILQFCLEAVKKAGIDEAIIVTHYMGEAIRKYFGDGKALGLRLSYVEQKAILGTGNAASVAEPHIEGDFVLVYGDLLFGQDAVKDVLSKFKGGKTVAVMGVVLVDKPENYGIIELDTDKKVKCIVEKPPAGKEPSNLANAGVYVFSKEIFDVLRKTKASVRGEWELTDAITMLASEGKTVLATQLSKDDWFDVGRPWDLLDANVWALKRMEHRVLGTVEQGAHLIGPVSVAESARIRSGAYIEGPAFIDEEADVGPNCYIRPCTSLGRKVRVGNACEVKNSIIMDGTHVGHLSYVGDSILGEKCNLGAGTITANLRLDDGHVKMIIKDKLVDTGRRKLGAIFGDNVKTGIKSLFMPGVKVGENSLVGANFMVERDLPANSRAFLKQSGEIKQKK; encoded by the coding sequence ATGAAGGCTGTATTATTAGCGGCTGGCGCGGGTGAAAGGCTGATGCCGATAACGGCAACTCGCCCCAAGCACCTCATTAAGGTCGGGGGAAAACCGATCTTGCAGTTTTGCCTTGAAGCAGTAAAGAAGGCAGGAATAGACGAGGCTATAATCGTTACTCACTACATGGGTGAGGCTATCCGCAAATATTTTGGTGACGGCAAAGCGCTTGGTTTGCGCTTGAGTTATGTGGAGCAGAAAGCTATTTTGGGTACGGGTAACGCCGCAAGCGTGGCTGAACCGCATATTGAGGGAGATTTTGTTCTGGTTTATGGTGATTTGCTTTTCGGTCAAGACGCCGTTAAGGATGTGCTCTCAAAGTTCAAGGGCGGAAAAACCGTTGCCGTGATGGGCGTAGTACTAGTTGATAAGCCAGAAAACTACGGCATAATCGAGCTGGATACAGATAAGAAGGTTAAGTGCATTGTAGAGAAGCCACCTGCTGGAAAAGAGCCGTCGAATTTGGCTAACGCAGGAGTCTATGTTTTCTCGAAAGAAATTTTTGATGTGTTAAGGAAGACTAAAGCTTCAGTTCGTGGAGAATGGGAACTCACTGATGCCATAACTATGCTTGCAAGCGAAGGCAAAACGGTTCTTGCAACGCAACTCTCCAAGGATGACTGGTTTGATGTAGGTAGACCGTGGGACTTGCTGGACGCTAACGTTTGGGCACTAAAACGCATGGAGCACCGCGTGTTGGGCACTGTGGAGCAGGGTGCGCATTTGATTGGTCCTGTTTCAGTGGCGGAGTCTGCGCGGATTCGTTCAGGCGCTTACATCGAAGGTCCAGCATTCATAGATGAAGAAGCTGATGTTGGACCAAACTGCTACATCCGACCGTGTACAAGTTTAGGCAGAAAAGTTCGTGTTGGCAACGCTTGCGAAGTGAAGAATAGCATCATAATGGACGGCACCCATGTCGGGCATCTCTCTTATGTCGGCGACAGTATCCTTGGCGAAAAATGCAACCTTGGTGCAGGAACCATAACAGCGAATTTGCGTTTGGATGATGGCCACGTTAAAATGATAATCAAGGACAAACTTGTTGACACTGGAAGGCGCAAATTAGGTGCAATTTTTGGCGATAATGTTAAAACAGGCATCAAATCGCTTTTTATGCCAGGCGTAAAGGTGGGCGAGAACAGTTTGGTTGGAGCCAACTTTATGGTTGAGAGAGATTTGCCAGCAAACTCGAGGGCGTTTCTAAAACAGAGCGGCGAAATAAAGCAAAAGAAATAA
- a CDS encoding PAC2 family protein, whose amino-acid sequence MVCSIDISEKPELNDPILIEGLPGIGFVANIAALHLIKQLKAKKFAQLFSSAFQDFAVTTGDGSARSPINELYYAKRGEGKRDLIIWYGNTQALTTVGQYELVGKVLDIAQELGCRFVISIGGFKKDEAQAVPGVYSTATDLETMQEALDLGTKVMVGHVFGIAGLSVGLAKIRDMKGFSLLVDTPGMDPDVNAAKYALDLVGKYLKLDVDLSELEATGNEIKLMLESFGIIRSITEEKKKEEQQLRWFI is encoded by the coding sequence GTGGTCTGCTCAATTGACATAAGTGAAAAACCAGAACTAAACGACCCAATTCTCATTGAAGGGTTGCCTGGCATCGGGTTTGTGGCTAACATTGCAGCTTTACACTTAATTAAACAACTAAAAGCGAAAAAGTTTGCACAATTATTTTCATCTGCATTTCAAGATTTCGCTGTTACTACTGGAGATGGCAGTGCACGTTCACCTATAAACGAACTCTATTATGCTAAACGAGGCGAAGGCAAGCGTGATTTGATCATTTGGTATGGTAACACGCAGGCGTTGACGACGGTTGGTCAGTACGAGTTAGTGGGTAAAGTGCTCGACATTGCGCAGGAGTTAGGTTGCCGCTTTGTAATTTCTATTGGTGGCTTCAAGAAGGATGAGGCGCAGGCTGTGCCAGGTGTTTACAGTACGGCGACGGATTTGGAGACTATGCAGGAAGCATTGGATTTGGGCACGAAGGTTATGGTTGGTCATGTGTTTGGTATTGCTGGTTTATCGGTTGGGCTGGCTAAAATTAGGGATATGAAGGGTTTCTCGCTTTTGGTGGATACTCCTGGGATGGACCCTGATGTGAACGCTGCGAAGTACGCACTAGATTTAGTTGGCAAATACCTGAAGTTGGATGTTGATTTGTCTGAGTTAGAAGCTACGGGTAACGAGATTAAATTGATGCTTGAGTCGTTTGGTATTATTCGAAGTATCACAGAAGAAAAGAAGAAAGAGGAGCAGCAACTGCGCTGGTTTATTTAG
- the tgtA gene encoding tRNA guanosine(15) transglycosylase TgtA: MSFEIKEKDLLGRIGKLKTKSGTVETPLLFPVINPSIQPIPPKRLKETFGFQAIITNAYILKKRYQNKPIDVGLHKFLDFDGAVMTDSGAYQILVYGEVEVTQKEIVAYQEGIGSDIATILDIPTGWKVTKEQAKVTVAETLRRAKAFFKTKSRDDILWVGPVQGGRHLDLVANSAVEMGKLPFQIHALGSPTEVMESYRYDVLADMILTAKKGIPIERPLHLFGAGHPSMFALAVALGCDLFDSAAYALYARENRYMTENGTWRVEELDYFPCSCPQCSTETPRGLEHKTPKERQVFLAEHNLHVCVAELKRIKQAIREGRLWEHTEMRVHAHPALLSALKRLRNHEDFLEKISPTVKGSGFFYFDSVGLARPEITRYRKRLSERYTPPEGAKVLLLVPQTRNKPFHKAPEFKKIRQLFRNLGELATKVHVCVYAAPFGVVPLELDEVYPLSQHDTALPLDLETIGYVADQTVEYIKRSSYRRVVLLNDRKLWGDSVKEACSSACKTKLLMFDSVEENVESPKELLTNLERSLRKQLP; this comes from the coding sequence TTGAGCTTTGAAATAAAAGAAAAAGACCTCCTAGGCAGAATCGGCAAACTAAAAACCAAAAGCGGAACAGTGGAAACGCCCCTGCTTTTTCCAGTAATCAACCCCAGCATACAGCCGATTCCGCCTAAAAGACTCAAGGAAACATTCGGTTTCCAAGCAATCATAACGAACGCTTACATCCTAAAAAAACGCTACCAAAACAAGCCCATAGATGTAGGCTTGCATAAATTCCTTGACTTTGACGGGGCAGTGATGACTGATTCAGGAGCCTACCAAATCCTCGTTTACGGCGAAGTAGAAGTTACCCAGAAAGAAATAGTGGCTTACCAAGAAGGCATCGGCAGCGACATCGCCACTATTCTTGACATCCCAACAGGCTGGAAAGTAACCAAGGAACAGGCAAAAGTTACGGTGGCAGAAACCCTGAGACGAGCCAAAGCGTTCTTTAAAACTAAAAGTCGAGATGACATTCTTTGGGTTGGACCAGTGCAAGGTGGACGGCATTTGGATTTGGTGGCGAATTCAGCGGTAGAAATGGGAAAGCTACCTTTTCAAATTCACGCTTTAGGCAGCCCAACTGAAGTCATGGAAAGCTATCGCTATGACGTGTTAGCGGATATGATTTTAACTGCCAAGAAAGGCATACCCATAGAGCGACCGCTGCACTTGTTTGGTGCTGGTCACCCCTCAATGTTCGCTTTAGCTGTGGCGTTGGGCTGTGACCTCTTTGACTCAGCCGCTTATGCATTATACGCTCGAGAAAACCGTTACATGACGGAAAACGGCACATGGCGAGTGGAAGAACTTGACTATTTTCCCTGCAGTTGCCCCCAATGCTCCACAGAAACGCCAAGAGGCTTAGAGCACAAAACACCCAAGGAAAGGCAAGTCTTCTTAGCCGAACACAACCTTCACGTATGCGTAGCTGAATTAAAGCGTATCAAACAAGCTATCCGAGAAGGCAGACTCTGGGAACACACAGAAATGCGAGTTCACGCTCACCCCGCATTGCTCTCAGCCCTAAAACGTCTACGCAACCACGAAGACTTCCTTGAAAAAATCAGCCCCACCGTGAAGGGAAGCGGATTCTTCTACTTTGACTCGGTTGGACTTGCAAGACCAGAAATCACCCGTTATCGCAAACGCTTAAGCGAACGCTACACGCCTCCTGAAGGCGCAAAAGTGCTTCTGCTTGTGCCGCAGACCAGAAATAAGCCCTTCCATAAAGCTCCAGAATTCAAAAAAATCAGGCAACTCTTTAGGAACTTGGGCGAACTTGCCACAAAGGTTCACGTTTGCGTTTATGCTGCACCATTTGGCGTTGTACCATTGGAGCTGGATGAGGTTTATCCGCTTTCTCAGCATGATACCGCGTTGCCTCTCGACTTGGAAACTATCGGTTATGTGGCAGACCAAACTGTGGAGTACATCAAGCGCAGTAGCTATCGAAGAGTCGTGTTGCTAAACGATAGAAAACTCTGGGGCGACAGCGTTAAGGAGGCGTGCAGTTCAGCGTGCAAGACGAAGCTGTTGATGTTTGATAGTGTCGAGGAAAATGTTGAATCGCCCAAAGAACTCTTGACTAATCTGGAGCGTAGCTTGCGTAAGCAACTACCATAG
- a CDS encoding prepilin peptidase, with the protein MEAQKIEATQTVLIAASIAVSLGVLCYASWRDYKSREVSNKVWIIYAPIALALSLAQMVFDPSQLPYFALSFGVTSGLALLLFYAGGFGGADSKALMCIALALPFAPIALVTPIFAFGVSPISQIIYPITIFGNAVLFAAASGIYMIARNIVWHRKHGVKMFAGTLASESIGKKLLILITGYKTTVTKLKETWHIFPMEDIQEDGNTNELKRKLLVVPHDEGREKIVERLSNAIESGKIDAYVWATPGLPMLIFVTLGLIVALLFGDLVWLFVRFIFS; encoded by the coding sequence GTGGAGGCACAAAAAATCGAAGCAACACAAACAGTCCTGATTGCAGCAAGCATCGCAGTTTCCTTAGGCGTACTGTGCTACGCTTCATGGAGAGACTACAAAAGCCGCGAAGTCAGCAACAAAGTCTGGATAATCTACGCACCCATAGCACTCGCGCTGTCCTTGGCACAAATGGTTTTTGACCCTTCACAGTTACCCTACTTTGCCCTAAGCTTCGGCGTAACCTCAGGCTTAGCGCTATTGCTGTTTTACGCGGGCGGCTTCGGCGGCGCCGACTCAAAAGCACTCATGTGCATCGCCCTTGCTTTGCCCTTTGCCCCCATAGCGTTGGTCACACCCATTTTTGCCTTCGGCGTCTCACCGATTTCCCAAATCATCTACCCCATCACAATCTTCGGCAACGCTGTGCTGTTCGCAGCGGCAAGCGGCATATACATGATAGCACGCAATATAGTGTGGCACAGAAAGCACGGCGTAAAAATGTTCGCAGGCACCCTCGCGTCTGAGTCAATCGGAAAAAAACTGCTTATACTAATCACGGGATATAAAACCACGGTTACAAAGCTAAAGGAAACATGGCACATTTTCCCCATGGAAGACATCCAAGAAGACGGCAACACCAACGAATTAAAACGCAAACTATTGGTTGTCCCGCATGACGAAGGGCGCGAAAAAATCGTTGAACGACTATCCAACGCCATTGAATCTGGAAAAATTGACGCATACGTGTGGGCAACACCAGGGTTACCCATGCTTATCTTTGTAACCTTAGGCCTAATCGTTGCACTGCTTTTCGGAGATTTAGTTTGGCTTTTCGTCCGCTTTATTTTTAGCTAA
- a CDS encoding PAS domain-containing protein, with protein MEDLFKPKPNFDCIKLVMIISLIEKLSSGKDYIDFSTWVKNNHLTDKKILKAWADYNKEYGCSQKFRNFFLNETYITKAEQISLLKSVTYFIMDDNGTLCNVALFCYDKERCKAERFGCTFTSSEDCEAYKDDNIRKKGMKEFATFLYSMRNGFVHDANLIRLSEESMGTTALLWDFVPYKFHYISRNDYKGHVLMTLSVTSLEKIMDRNLKKLLDNYLLMRKSSR; from the coding sequence TTGGAAGACTTGTTTAAGCCCAAACCCAACTTCGATTGCATCAAGTTAGTAATGATAATATCGCTCATTGAGAAACTCAGTTCAGGTAAAGATTACATTGATTTCTCAACATGGGTTAAGAACAATCATCTCACTGACAAGAAGATACTGAAAGCTTGGGCTGACTACAACAAAGAATATGGATGTAGTCAAAAGTTCAGAAACTTTTTCTTGAACGAAACTTATATTACTAAAGCTGAGCAGATATCACTCCTAAAATCAGTGACTTATTTTATAATGGATGATAACGGAACTCTCTGCAATGTGGCGCTCTTTTGCTATGACAAAGAGCGGTGTAAGGCAGAGCGCTTCGGATGCACTTTTACTTCGTCTGAGGACTGCGAAGCTTATAAAGATGACAACATCCGAAAGAAAGGCATGAAAGAATTCGCAACCTTTCTTTATTCGATGCGTAATGGGTTTGTCCACGATGCTAATCTTATCCGCCTATCCGAAGAATCAATGGGTACAACAGCTCTCCTTTGGGATTTTGTTCCATACAAGTTTCACTACATCAGCAGAAACGACTACAAGGGACATGTACTTATGACATTGAGCGTCACAAGTCTTGAGAAGATAATGGATCGAAATTTAAAGAAACTTCTAGATAATTATCTCCTCATGAGGAAAAGCTCGCGTTAA
- a CDS encoding right-handed parallel beta-helix repeat-containing protein, with translation MVRKLAYTILMIILVGSFLFLGFGRASTPISGVVTSNTVWTWESSPYVLTGDLTVNSGVTLTIEPGVIVDFSSYKLQVNGALNAQGTSANKVLFSSNGYSNQKIELRGSGSIIDNVIISSVPLIISDSSPIISNSYITSNSAEPITVNGGAPTISNNVIKFSATADGIHVNSGSPTIIDNIIAGQGHYCGIYTQGTAYISNNKITNCWTGIHAVGQTNIQQNIIMNNVNDGIKSENSASFIERNALANNKCGIGGTGTIQYNTITGNEVGIWGPLSTAVITNNNIYSNFNATSGITQNVHLTETYDITVTNNWWGTTVASAISQTLWDYKNDSINLGNAIYQPYLTQPNPQAPSVPTGIAVPTSPPTPPPYSPTSSPSETPTYTPTEEPTQTPYQYTPNPEQTPMIVGTPDPIIGQPDTDLLGVIVILSAVIASVTIILLINRKFTRSKKATVN, from the coding sequence ATGGTGCGAAAGCTAGCATATACAATTCTCATGATTATTCTTGTCGGGTCGTTCCTGTTTTTAGGCTTTGGACGCGCAAGTACTCCTATCAGCGGAGTAGTTACCTCAAACACGGTTTGGACATGGGAAAGCAGTCCTTATGTGCTTACAGGCGACCTAACTGTTAACAGCGGGGTAACTTTAACCATAGAACCAGGGGTCATTGTCGATTTTAGCTCATACAAGCTACAGGTAAACGGAGCCTTAAACGCGCAAGGAACCAGTGCTAACAAGGTACTTTTCTCAAGCAACGGCTATTCAAATCAAAAAATTGAGTTGAGAGGCTCTGGCAGCATAATCGATAACGTAATCATATCATCAGTACCACTGATAATTAGCGATTCTTCACCTATAATAAGCAACAGTTACATCACAAGCAACTCCGCAGAACCCATCACAGTGAACGGTGGCGCTCCAACAATAAGCAACAATGTGATAAAATTCAGCGCCACAGCTGACGGAATCCACGTGAATTCAGGCTCACCAACAATCATCGACAATATAATTGCTGGTCAGGGGCACTACTGCGGAATCTACACCCAAGGCACGGCATACATCTCAAACAACAAAATCACCAATTGCTGGACAGGTATTCATGCAGTAGGACAAACAAACATACAGCAAAACATCATCATGAATAATGTGAATGATGGAATAAAAAGCGAGAACTCAGCCTCATTCATTGAAAGAAACGCCCTTGCCAACAACAAGTGCGGCATAGGCGGGACAGGAACCATCCAATACAACACCATAACAGGCAACGAAGTGGGAATTTGGGGGCCACTCTCTACAGCCGTAATCACTAACAACAACATCTACAGCAATTTCAACGCAACATCAGGTATAACCCAGAACGTTCACCTCACAGAAACATACGACATCACAGTTACAAACAACTGGTGGGGGACGACAGTCGCATCAGCGATTAGTCAAACACTTTGGGATTACAAAAACGACTCAATCAATTTGGGCAACGCAATTTACCAACCATACCTAACCCAACCCAACCCCCAAGCACCTTCAGTTCCAACAGGAATCGCTGTGCCAACATCTCCACCGACGCCACCGCCATACTCGCCAACATCATCACCCAGCGAAACACCTACATACACACCAACAGAAGAACCAACACAGACACCTTACCAATACACTCCAAACCCTGAACAAACACCCATGATAGTAGGGACCCCAGACCCAATTATCGGTCAACCGGACACTGATTTGCTGGGCGTAATCGTTATTCTCTCAGCCGTAATAGCTTCGGTTACCATTATCCTGCTGATTAATAGAAAATTCACAAGAAGCAAAAAAGCTACGGTAAACTAA